GTTTGTTTGTATCTGTTGACGGCTTCAGCTTCTTTATTTCTTTAAAACTCTGCTAAAGCTATGGTTGTTCGTACAATTTCTAAACTTTTTTTGTTCTTACAGTTACTGATATGCATGCTTTTTACCTTCATGTTTTATTTCGTTAATTGTTTGCTTGGCCTTGTCTTGTTAAATATGTTGTATAATTGCCTCTATGTCGTTGTAATAGTTAATATTTCCAACACTATCTGCAACAACATAAAATACAGGTAACCCTCTCCGCTTGAACATCATACATGCATATCCATATAATATTATAATAGTTGTACTTGTATTATGAGTCACTTTAAATATGTGACAAGTTGTAGAACTCGGCAAAAGTACAGAAAAACCTACATTTTAAGAGTTTCACAACATGTGTAAGATATTAATTTAACTTCCATACATCTATCGCAAGAGTTAATATTTGATGTCCTTATTGCTCACTTGACTCTAACTAGATATAGATAAGACAAACACTTTATATAGTAAATAAAAAAGAAAAGTTGTAcctcttttttatttttcttcgCCAAATTGTGAGCCGCAAACATATTAACGTCAAATAATCTTTTCTAGCTGCACACAAGCTAATCTACAACTGTTAATCTTCACTTTATGAATAGCCTCAACTCGAAAGTAATAATCAAACTCAGACACCCCAATGGTTCTCCGTATCCCCTTTAAATTTGGGGAAGAAATATTGTCTAGCCGCTTCCACCACCCTCTTTTCAACCATCTGGTCAACCCATTTTAATATAATTTGATGTAGGAGTGGAATTGAGACATGCAGCCATAGGTAACCACAGTCGTGCTTCAATCAAAATCCATGAATACCTTTGTCGGTGAGAGCTTCAATGTAAGAATTTGAGCCTCCTGCAATTATAGGAAGTCGGTGACATTTCACAATAGAAGCCAAAGCCGATATGGAAATTCTCATTTGAGCAGTATATGCTCAACTTATAATTTCTTTTTCTGAATGTTAACCTGTGTTAAATTAGATCAAATTACATAACATCTTGAAAATTAACGGGAACATCACTCCCCTGAAATAGATGATTAGAACTAAAATGAGATATTTTGTGAACCAATTAGCAACCTCAAAAGTGCATAACAACAGGTATAGTATATGCTAAAAACACTCCCATTCAGGAACCCAAACTTTTCTACAAGACACACAATCTTTAAATCAAATGAGCATACTCCTAAAACCTCAACGATCATTTCAATTTAGATCAGGTAAAAACACATttccaaaaaaaataaaaacatagTTCAGGGATCATCAAAACATGATCAGATTCATATCCACTCATAGAAATTTAGACCATAATCCTCCCACATAAACATAAATAGAAAGTATCTTAGTTTAAGATCTACTCACACCATAATCCTCTATCATCCATATGTCAAAATGCTCCAGGTAATAGTTGCAATTTGTGTCCCTATCTTTCATTGAACAAAAAATTTGAGCATTCAAAACAGAGGAACGTGTAAAAGAACCAAACTATGAGCCGCAAAAATATCACCATTAACTTCTATTTTCGAATCAGCTCTCTCTACACTTTCTAAAATCTGTCTGAATTGCTGACCAATATCCAAAGGTTTTGGGGTTGTGATTTGACAACACAGTACACTTGTCCAACAGACAATCATCCTTGAGGTAATCAGATGTCTCGAGATTACTTTTTTAAGAAAACATTGATAATCCATGCATATAAGTAATTGGAGATGCCAATATCAGTTTAAAAGAAAATGGAAAGGGTTAGTATAAATGGACTGAAGACCTTATATTTCTAACTCAGTAACCTTCTTTACTAAATCAACGAATACCATATAACCTTATTATCCATTCAAAAAATCAAACTTTTATACAAGCAGCTGGATCTTTAAAGCAAAGGACCATGCTCCTAAACTCAACATTCATTGCAATTTATAATAAGTTAAAACATATTTTGAAAAACCAAAAACAGAGTTCG
This sequence is a window from Apium graveolens cultivar Ventura chromosome 9, ASM990537v1, whole genome shotgun sequence. Protein-coding genes within it:
- the LOC141685338 gene encoding adenylate isopentenyltransferase 5, chloroplastic-like, with translation MRISISALASIVKCHRLPIIAGGSNSYIEALTDKGWWKRLDNISSPNLKGIRRTIGVSEFDYYFRVEAIHKVKINSCRLACVQLEKII